The following is a genomic window from Capnocytophaga stomatis.
ATTAATGAGGAATTAGGGGAAGAAATTGTGAAAAAATTACATCTTACAAGCTAAAAACTAAAAAAAACAAAAAAATGATTCGATTTGCAACAAAAAAAGACGTTGAATTTGTAGCTCCGCTTATGTTTCAAGCGATGGAGGAAATTGTTTTCAAACTTATCGGGAAAGAAAATGAAATTGAAGCAATTTCTTTCCTAAAAATGCTATTTTTAGAAGAAAACAACCAATATTCCTACGAAAATACGATAGTTTTTGAAGAAAATAACCAAGTTATAGGTTCATTGGTTTTTTATGATGGAGCCCACTTACATAAACTTCGGCAACCTGTTTTAACACTTTCCGAGCGAATTTCAGGAAGAAAAATAATTGTGGAAGACGAAACCTCGGAAGGAGAAATTTATATTGACACGGTAAGCGTTAGCCCTCAAGGACAAGGAAAAGGGATTGGTTCTCAATTAATTGGATTTCTTCAAAGATATGCTTCGGACAACCAATTAGGAAAAATAGGCTTGTTGGTTGATGAAAAAAATCCACAAGCAGAAAGGCTGTACACTCGCTTAGGATTTGTTTACGCTAATAATCAGCCTCTTGCAGGAGGAGTTTATAAACACTTGGTTTTTGAGAATAAGTCAATGTAAACTAGCATCACGCCTTCATTAAAAAGTAATAGATATGATTAGACTTTTAGTATTACTTCTATTATGTTTTTACCATTCCTATGGTCAGAAAAGCAACCAAATTTTCTCCAAAACAGGACAGATTACTATAGATAAAACTGTTTTTGACAAAATCCCAAACAATGTGAAAATTATTGGCTTGGGAGAGTTCACCCACGGAGGGAGAGAGGTTGTGCTTTATAAAACGGAATTATGCAAATATCTTATTGAAAATCAATCAGTAAAACAAATTATATTTGAATATTCAGATATAAATTTACGTCCTATTAATAACTACTTATTAGATGATAATCAGAAATTTAGCGATGAAAAAATTAAGTCATTAGTGAATGCTCAATTGAAAAATTCTATATTTTTTACAGAAGAGTACATTGATTTTTTTATTTGGTTAAAGCATCACAATTTAAAAAGTAAGCAAAAAGTAAAATTCAGAGGTTTTGATACCATAGTTCCTGTTCCTATTCCTTATCTAACACATAACTACCTAACGAAAATAGATACTAATTTTGTCAATAAAAATATTGAGAGATGGGCACTTCCTCATAATGATTCGTTAGCTATTAGTAATATTTACGATTGGTTTGAAAAAAATAAAGACAAAATAAAATCAAAATTGAAAGAGGAAGATTTTCAATTATGCTCAATGGACATAAGAAATGCTAAGGCTTACATTACCCAACGCCATCTTAAGAAAAGACATCAAGATTATGAAACATACAGAGATAGCCTAATGGCTGTTAATGTTTGTGAATTAGCTGATTCTAAGAGTGTTGTTTGGGCACATAATGCTCATATTTTACCGATTACAGATTACTATAAGAAAGAAGATAAAAAAACATATTATCAAATTTTAACAAAACGCTTAGGAAGTTTTCTAAGGGAAAAAATATGGAAATCAGTACTTTACTATAGCAACAACTTATTCCAAAGAAGCAACTATAGCTGTTCTAAAAAAAGAGTTTTCTTCAAAAGAGGAAACTTCTATATCAGTTTTTCCTTTTGAAAATAAATCTTTTAAGTGTCCAAATTACGCTTTTCCTTTTTTCCTGAGAGGAAGATACAAGTTCAAAGAAGGAGTTTTGCTCTCAGATAATGAACTGCTACAAAAGAAAAAGCCTTTGATGTTAAGTGATTTAGACTTGTTTGGAAAAGAAATAATGTCAATTGTTGATGATTTGGATATACTAGTAATATTGCAGAATGTAAACCCTATCAGAATTTTAAAATAATTTTTTATGAAATTTTTATTATCAATTACCTGTTTTTTATTGATTTCATTTTGTTACACTCAAAATTTAAATAAAATATCTTTAGATAGCATTTTGGATAAACAAATTACGGATGAAATAAAAGTAGTGGGGTTGGGGGACATTGGTCCTTTCCCATCGGAAGAAATTTCTTCTTATGCTTTCGAGATAAGCAAATTTCTGATTAAAAACAAAGAATTTAAGAACGTTTTCGTACCAGCGACAGACATTCTATTAAGACCTTTTAATGACTATATCAATAGTGATTCGGTCTACGAAAAGGAAAAAATAGATTCCATATTTGCAGAAATTCCCTCCAAAACAAAAAAAGAGTATGTTATATTTAAAATCTCCGCTTTTTGGGATTTGATTTCTTTTTTAAAAAAATATAACTTAGAAAATCCCCAAAAAAAGATAAGTTTACACGGCACTGAGTATTCCTCTCCTTCTCCGTCCTATTTTTTTTATAAATATATTTCTCCATTGGACAAAAGCGAAAGCAAATCTACTTCACAAAAATGGATAGAAAGTATCACCGAAGATTATGTTATTGGCGTTTGTCAAAAAATCGTAGCTTGGCACAAGGACAATATAAGTCAGGTTGAAAAATTGCCTAAAAATCAGTATTACAATCACTTAATGAAAGATATAAACTCTGCCAACACATTACTGAAAATAGCAAAAGTAAACAATGATGATACTAAAATTGTCTCTCTCGTTTCTGAGAATTTATCCAATGAAATTCTTAACTTAACAGATGGAAAATCTGTTATATGGTCAAGAAATCACTTTGTTGCAAAATCTTTTAAAAGAGAAAAAAGCCCCCAAGCAAATTTTTTTGGAAGTTTTTTGAATTCTGCTTTAAAAGACAGTTACTATGCCATCTTATTTGATTTTCCTGAAAAAGCAGAAATTTCTGTTCCTAAAAAGGACTCACAAGAAATTGTTGTTGAGCATTTTTTTGCAGAGAAAGATGCTACAATAAAACTTCTCACCAAAAATACAACAAAACGGTTTTTTCTTTCTAACGAGTTGAAAGTTATAAAAAAACCTTTAACGGTAATTTCCATTCCCTACGATTTTGGGAAATATCCAAGCTATATTACATTAGAACCCAAAGATTTTAATTTATTAATAAGGAGCAATAACTAAGTTTACAAACACTGATATTTCTTTTTAATTATAACAATACTAAAATGCAATTCTCCATACAATCTGATTTTCAGCCTACTGGCGACCAACCTCAAGCCATCAAGCAACTTACCCAAAGTATCGAAAAAGGGGAAAAGTATCAAGTTTTGCTCGGCGTTACGGGGTCTGGGAAAACCTTTACCGTGGCCAATGTGGTGCAGAATGTACAACATCCTACCTTAGTCTTGGCTCATAACAAAACCCTTGCAGCTCAGTTATATAGCGAGTTTAAAGCCTTTTTTCCGAACAATGCGGTGGAATATTTCGTGTCGTATTACGATTATTACCAACCCGAAGCCTACATTCCCACC
Proteins encoded in this region:
- a CDS encoding erythromycin esterase family protein codes for the protein MIRLLVLLLLCFYHSYGQKSNQIFSKTGQITIDKTVFDKIPNNVKIIGLGEFTHGGREVVLYKTELCKYLIENQSVKQIIFEYSDINLRPINNYLLDDNQKFSDEKIKSLVNAQLKNSIFFTEEYIDFFIWLKHHNLKSKQKVKFRGFDTIVPVPIPYLTHNYLTKIDTNFVNKNIERWALPHNDSLAISNIYDWFEKNKDKIKSKLKEEDFQLCSMDIRNAKAYITQRHLKKRHQDYETYRDSLMAVNVCELADSKSVVWAHNAHILPITDYYKKEDKKTYYQILTKRLGSFLREKIWKSVLYYSNNLFQRSNYSCSKKRVFFKRGNFYISFSF
- a CDS encoding GNAT family N-acetyltransferase translates to MIRFATKKDVEFVAPLMFQAMEEIVFKLIGKENEIEAISFLKMLFLEENNQYSYENTIVFEENNQVIGSLVFYDGAHLHKLRQPVLTLSERISGRKIIVEDETSEGEIYIDTVSVSPQGQGKGIGSQLIGFLQRYASDNQLGKIGLLVDEKNPQAERLYTRLGFVYANNQPLAGGVYKHLVFENKSM
- a CDS encoding TraB/GumN family protein, with protein sequence MKFLLSITCFLLISFCYTQNLNKISLDSILDKQITDEIKVVGLGDIGPFPSEEISSYAFEISKFLIKNKEFKNVFVPATDILLRPFNDYINSDSVYEKEKIDSIFAEIPSKTKKEYVIFKISAFWDLISFLKKYNLENPQKKISLHGTEYSSPSPSYFFYKYISPLDKSESKSTSQKWIESITEDYVIGVCQKIVAWHKDNISQVEKLPKNQYYNHLMKDINSANTLLKIAKVNNDDTKIVSLVSENLSNEILNLTDGKSVIWSRNHFVAKSFKREKSPQANFFGSFLNSALKDSYYAILFDFPEKAEISVPKKDSQEIVVEHFFAEKDATIKLLTKNTTKRFFLSNELKVIKKPLTVISIPYDFGKYPSYITLEPKDFNLLIRSNN